A portion of the Diprion similis isolate iyDipSimi1 chromosome 4, iyDipSimi1.1, whole genome shotgun sequence genome contains these proteins:
- the LOC124405265 gene encoding protein starmaker-like produces the protein MARPSILVALVLFSIIACIQGKPKGHDSVNKNENTNELLRRSFNNGSNTNSLSSQTPKTPRSGNNPEKINTAAVTARASHDETSESTTADNTMTKTPIERSDSVVTDADAESDAEALELKKTKDLIKALNEASGDKLSKENALALITAMGSLLEKLDNATKTGQIARRDYNKNINKNTFKPRMPMQYVNPQPLGIDTSNLARQNINQGQAMENKTDAIEGDSRTDQDNDSHDSDDNEDDGEGRSEDHSEDDSKRDNEDHSEDDSKRDNEDHSEDDSKRDNEDHTEDDSKRDNEDHAEDHTEADSKRDNEDHSEDDSKRDNEDHSEDDSKRDNEDHSEDDSKRDNEDHSEDDSKRDNEDHAEDHTEDDSKRDNEDHSEDDSKRDNEDHSEDDSKRDNEDDSEDDSKRDNEDHSEDDSKRDNEDHSEDDSKRDNEDDSEDDSKRDNEDHAEDDSKRDNEDDSEDDSKRDNEDHAEDHSKDHSEVSEDRSEHQSDEGEDSSRQEDHHEEDNEDDDSDESSDESPESGRLLVNENFNYNKNVNQFGLQGKKDDEYYKNLFRRRLTNNIQGLESSKKNLNHLRRGVNINENTNDLPYLESRRNIGSNEESRENFSEKVGNIDKDFSKIMNTKKDTNVNYNENLNLFRPANSGLAPHQPS, from the exons ATGGCTCGCCCGTCGATTTTGGTAGCCTTAGTGCTGTTCAGCATTATTGCTTGCATCCAG GGAAAACCTAAGGGGCATGATTCCGTGAACAAAAATGAGAATACGAACGAGCTTTTACGACGGAGTTTCAATAATGGTTCGAACACGAATTCGTTGTCCTCACAAACGCCCAAGACTCCCAGATCCGGTAACAACCCCGAAAAG atTAACACAGCCGCTGTGACGGCGCGGGCAAGTCATGACGAGACGTCCGAATCAACGACGGCTGACAACACGATGACCAAAACACCGATAGAAAGGTCTGATTCGGTTGTAACTGATGCCGACGCCGAATCGGATGCCGAAGCccttgagttgaaaaaaaccaAGGATTTAATAAAGGCTTTAAACGAGGCGTCCGGAGATAAACTGAGTAAAGAGAATGCGCTGGCCTTAATCACAGCTATGGGCTCTTTGCTGGAGAAACTCGACAACGCTACAAAGACCGGACAAATAGCAAGGCgtgattacaataaaaatataaacaaaaatacttTCAAACCGAGAATGCCGATGCAATACGTGAACCCGCAGCCTTTGGGAATTGATACCAGCAACC TTGCTCGTCAAAACATTAACCAAGGGCAAGCCATGGAGAACAAGACCGATGCCATCGAAGGTGATTCTCGAACCGATCAGGATAATGATAGCCACGATTCTGATGATAATGAGGATGATGGTGAAGGTCGTAGTGAGGATCATAGCGAGGATGATAGTAAGCGTGACAATGAGGATCATAGCGAGGATGATAGTAAGCGTGACAATGAGGATCATAGCGAGGATGATAGTAAGCGTGACAATGAGGATCATACTGAGGATGATAGTAAGCGTGACAATGAAGATCATGCCGAGGATCATACTGAGGCTGATAGTAAGCGTGACAATGAGGATCATAGCGAG GATGATAGTAAGCGTGATAATGAGGATCATAGTGAGGATGATAGTAAGCGCGATAATGAGGATCATAGTGAGGATGATAGTAAGCGTGATAATGAGGATCATAGTGAGGATGATAGTAAGCGTGACAATGAAGATCATGCCGAGGATCATACTGAGGATGATAGTAAGCGTGATAATGAGGATCATAGTGAGGATGATAGTAAGCGCGACAATGAGGATCATAGTGAGGATGATAGTAAGCGTGACAATGAGGATGATAGTGAGGATGATAGTAAGCGTGACAATGAAGATCATAGTGAGGATGATAGTAAGCGCGATAATGAGGATCATAGTGAGGATGATAGTAAGCGTGACAATGAGGATGATAGTGAGGATGATAGTAAGCGTGACAATGAGGATCATGCTGAGGATGATAGTAAGCGTGACAATGAGGATGATAGTGAGGATGATAGTAAGCGTGACAATGAGGATCATGCTGAGGATCATAGTAAGGATCATAGTGAGGTGAGTGAGGACCGTAGTGAGCATCAAAGTGATGAGGGCGAAGATAGTTCTCGCCAGGAAGACCACCACGAGGAAGACAATGAGGATGACGATTCAGATGAGAGCAGCGACGAATCTCCCGAGTCGGGGAGATTATTGGTGAATGAAAACTTCAATTACAACAAGAACGTCAACCAATTTGGCCTCCAAGGCAAGAAGGATgatgaatattataaaaatctatttcgGCGACGACTGACTAATAATATACAG GGTTtggaatcgtcaaaaaagaACTTGAATCATCTCAGAAGAGGCGTTAACATCAATGAGAATACGAACGATTTGCCGTACTTGGAGTCAAGACGCAACATTGGAAGCAACGAAGAGAGCAGAGAAAACTTCTCCGAAAAAGTTGGCAACATTGACAAAGATTTTAGTAAAATTATGAACACGAAGAAAGACACAAATGTCAACTATAACGAGAACTTGAATCTCTTCAGGCCGGCCAATTCAGGCCTTGCACCCCATCAGCCTAGTTAG